In the genome of Chelmon rostratus isolate fCheRos1 chromosome 24, fCheRos1.pri, whole genome shotgun sequence, one region contains:
- the cryaa gene encoding alpha-crystallin A chain, whose protein sequence is MDIAIQHPWFRRALGSVYPARLFDQFFGEGMFDYDLFPYTASTISPYYRQSLFRSFLDSSNSGISEVRSDRDKFTVYLDVKHFSPDDLSVKVTDDYVEIQGKHGERQDDHGYISREFHRRYRLPSSVDQSAIICSLSADGLLTLTGPKVMGGSESGRSERSIPVTRDDKPNAAVSS, encoded by the exons ATGGATATTGCCATCCAGCACCCCTGGTTCAGACGTGCCCTGGGCTCCGTCTACCCTGCACGACTCTTTGACCAGTTTTTTGGAGAGGGCATGTTTGATTACGACCTCTTCCCCTACACCGCCTCCACCATCAGCCCCTATTACAGACAGTCGCTGTTCCGCAGCTTTTTGGATTCTTCCAACTCCGGCATCTCTGAG GTAAGGTCTGACAGGGATAAATTCACAGTCTACCTGGACGTCAAGCACTTCTCTCCTGATGACCTCAGTGTGAAGGTCACTGATGACTATGTGGAGATCCAGGGCAAGCATGGAGAAAGACAG GACGACCATGGTTACATCTCTCGTGAGTTTCACCGTCGCTACCGCCTCCCCTCCAGTGTTGACCAATCAGCAATCAtctgcagcctgtcagctgACGGTCTGCTGACTCTGACTGGGCCAAAGGTCATGGGGGGGAGTGAATCCGGCCGCAGCGAGCGCAGCATCCCCGTCACCCGTGACGACAAGCCCAACGCTGCTGTGTCCTCTTAG